One stretch of Agelaius phoeniceus isolate bAgePho1 chromosome W unlocalized genomic scaffold, bAgePho1.hap1 SUPER_W_unloc_2, whole genome shotgun sequence DNA includes these proteins:
- the LOC143692706 gene encoding olfactory receptor 14J1-like has protein sequence MSNSSSTRHFLLLALADTRQLQLLHFCLLLGISLAALLGNGLIISAVACGHHLHTPMFFFLLNLALADLGSICTTVPKAMHNSLWDTSNISYTGCAAQLFFFLFFIGAEFYLLTIMCYDRYVSICKPLHYGTLLGSRACAHMAAAAWASAFLHALIHTANTFSLPLCHGNALGQFFCEIPQILKLSCSKSHLAELWLLVVTASFSLSCFVFIVFSYVQIFRAVLRIPSEQGRHKAFSTCLPHLAVVTLFLTTGTFAYLKPPSMSSPSLDLALSVLYSVVPPVLNPLIYSLRNQELKAAVWRLMTGCFWKH, from the coding sequence atgtccaacagcagctccaccaggcacttcctgctgctggcattggcagacacgcggcagctgcagctcctgcacttctgcctcttgctgggcatctccctggctgccctcctgggcaacggcctcatcatcagcgccgtagcctgtggccaccacctgcacacgcccatgttcttcttcctgctcaacctggccctcgctgacctgggctccatctgcaccactgtccccaaagccatgcacaattccctctgggacaccagcaacatctcctacactggatgtgctgctcagctctttttctttctgttcttcattgGAGCAGAGTTTTAtctgctgaccatcatgtgctacgaccgctacgtgtccatctgcaaacccctgcactacgggaccctcctgggcagcagagcttgtgcccacatggcagcagctgcctgggccagtgcctttctacATGCTCTCAtccacacggccaatacattttccctgcccctgtgccatggcaatgccctgggccagttcttctgtgaaattccacagatcctcaagctttCCTGCTCCAAATCTCACCTTGCAGAACTTTGGCTACTTGTGGTTACTGCCAGTTTTTCATTGTCTTGTTtcgtgttcattgttttctcctatgtgcagatcttcagggctgtgctgaggatcccctctgagcagggacggcacaaagccttttccacctgcctccctcacctggctgtggtcacaCTGTTCCTCACCACAGGCACATTTGCCTatctgaagcccccctccatgtcctccccatccctggatctggccctgtcagttctgtactcggtggtgcctccagtcctgaaccccctcatctacagcctgaggaaccaggagctcaaggctgcagtgtggagactgatgactggatgcttttggaaacattaa